GCAGACTGGGAGAGGTACAGGGATATGTATTCTGATATAATTACTGAACAGTTTGCAGAGGGTGAGTCTAGAGCGTTTCATTGTTTGTATAATTCTTTCCAAGAGACCAAGCTATTCCTTTGTAGAATCTTCAGTCAGGAAGCGTAACCTGTTGGTTTGTGGGCTcatcactaaagctggccataaaggGGCTGATTTCAGTGGTctatatcggtcctttagaccaattcagctcctttctgtccgtgtatgggcacaaacaggCCTGCCCCACAGGCAGATCTCGATGGGACAGGTTTGATTTGTCTCGTTTCATGGTTCCTACAATTCTTTCCAAGAGACCAACTTTCATTTTGAGGTCTCACTTGCTGCCCTTTATCTGCTATTACTTCGGGCAAGTCCAAGAAAAGCAAGCGGTAACGCACTACATCAGAAGACAGCGGTTGCCTTTTCTACTTAAGTCATATCGAAGTGTTGTGCCATTTTCCCGCCAGGTTAGACCATCCCCACAAGGCACATCCTACCCAGGATAGCAGCATTGGTGTTACAATGTCCAATGCACCAGAAATATTTCCATGTTCGCTGTATGTCCCCTGCAAAGCAGTATTGTTATAATGTTCAGATTGCACATAATAAAAAACCAAGTTCAGCGATATCttttgtttccctttaatttgACCCCAAGCATGCCGAGAGCATTCCAGTACAGACTTCAGGAGTACACGCACACACGCGCACAAAAGGTTATTTGTTTAATGGGTAAGGAATTTACAAATACTGTTAAAATTCACAGGCGCACAGCGGAGGTAATACAAAGTGTACACAAATGCAACATATTCAGAAAGAATCCATAGGACACATCCtgacatacaaaataaaacataagaaaaaacGGTAGAAATCTCATGCCGGTCCCAGCTAATATGGTCTGTCCCTTCTGTCTTGTCTGTGATCTCCCCTGGGGTAAGAAAGAAATCCCAATGTTATACAACAGCTCACAAACATTGTGGCAGATATGATTTCCTTAACACAagttaaaagtgcaaaaaactagACTAATTTCTGTGCAGATTTCAccatttaatattacaaagaccACCATATGCAGTGCATGAAACAGAATTTACCTGGAATCCATTTTCCCTGGTCCAAATCCTCCACGATCTCCCCCTCGGCCACCTCTAAAGCCTCCCCTGTCACCTCCCCTTCCTCTGAAGCCGCCACGATCAAAGCCACCACGGCCTCCTCTTCTTTCATCACCAAATCCACCTGCAATTACATCTTACATGAGAAATGCCAAGAAACGCTAGCCTCCCATCTCAATGGCCCCATCCCCAAGACACAATATACTCACCACCCCCCATGTGGGAGCCCCCTGGACCACCAGGCCCTTCAGGTTTAGGCGCTTTGCACTGGTTACACTCATTTCTCCATGAGAAGTTCATATTCTCACAACTCCTGCGAAGAGACGAACAATTTAGCCACAGGTACATACAcacaatgcaataaataaaaaaaaaattatactgatATAACTAAACTTACGGGTTGGGGCACTTCCAGTCTCCAGCTCGTTGCTGGCCTCCACCACCACTTGGGTATCCACCACTACCACCCCGACTGCCACTTCCTCCAGGGGGCCCACCAAAGCCTCCACGTCCCATTGGTCCTATTTGCAggttaaaacaaaagaaaactccATTGAGACAAAATGCTAAAATCTGAATATTACTGTCAGAGCTGCTGCAGTTACAAATACCTGCCAATAGGTGGAGTCAGTCATACAGAGTTGGAACATATGACTGAATCATCATGTATGTAACACTTTATAAAATACCTGCAGTATTCAGTTATCCCTTTTTTACACACAAGCTGTGTCAATTCATTGACATTTTATTACTGATTACTGGCTGAATCTCAAGAGATTACACATTTTATTCTAGTTGAGAGCAGAGTATAATaaaggggtgggcaaactacagcctgcAGGCCACGTCTGGCCCCTTGGTCCGTTTAATCCGGCCGCTGACTCCGCAACTCTCATCACGTAAGACTTGGGTGTCTGGGGACTGACAAGCGGAAACAGCGTTACCCTGGCCCTACTCGGCGGTAAGTCAACGTggcctgagccaaaaagtttgcccacccctggtataatACGTGCAACAAAATCCAGTATTTCTCTGCAAATGCCGACTGGATAATTGAAGAAAACAGATTTTAAACTAAATGCTCAGAGTTGtaaataaaaggcaattaaaaactCACCGCCACCACGTCCTCTGCCTCTTCCATTGCCGCCACCTCGACTATTAAAATCTGCTCTTCTTGTGGCAAAAGACACTTTTATCGGATTGCCGGAGAACTCTTTGCCTACAGATAAATggaatatttcattcattatcTATATAATTCCCATAACCTTTATAACATGCTCATATCAGGCACTTCGTTCTGCTTGCCTGGTTCACCGAATAACTTAACATACACAAACCTATGTCAAGCTGAGCAGCCATGGGTTTACATTTAAAAGTAAGTCAGAATTTAGAtatttttggaagaaaaaaaaagaaaactcacCATCAAACCAATCGATAGCAGCCTTGGCAGATGGTGGGTCATCAAAGGAAACTGTGGCTTCTCCTTTCAGTTTGCCAGTTTCACGGTCTGTGTAAAGGTTAATCATAGGCTGCCCAGTCTTCTTGTTAGTCTAGTGAGAGAAAATTTATAATGTAACTAAAATGTTTCAGCAATACTGGACAGATGCAAACAGTCTAacctctaaggcagtgatccccaaccagtggcaggAGAGCTACATGTTGCTACCTGCCCCTTTGATGGGggaagcaggtgccattttgacatttctggcttggaggcaagttttggaagcccagagaccgttttaccccaagcagagacTACAGTTCACAtgaggttaccaaatagccaatcagagtccttatttggtaccccaaagaactttattcatgcttgtgtggccctCAAGTAAAGGCTGGAGATTCCTGCTCTAAGGTCGTAAAATTGGCTTAGTGAATGTTCGCATTGTTTGTTGCACATAAATAAACCTATAGTTATCAAGCTTTACAATTGATCATACATTTACTCAAACCCACCAAAAACTTGTAAAAGCCATCAGTTGTGCTACAGCCCCATGTATCATAAAACCCCTTAACATACTATTGTCACAAGTTTGCCCATACATGCACAATACTGCTATACATGAGGGAGCTGACCTTCCACCAGTTCTATTGGTAGCAGAAACACACTAATGTATATCATTTACTCAAACCACATAAAACTGATGACAATATCTATGTGAAAGGCCCCATTGTGACCTCTGCTGGTAGGTTTGCAGTTACCCATTTGATTGAGCTCAGACACAATACCCATTGCCTTTCACAATAAACCTGACCCAGTTGTTGGTTAACACCACATGGGATTCGAAACCCACAGCATTAATAGTTGACAGAAATAAAGTCACTTCTAAATAACTTGCAAAATGTATGTTAAAGTGTCAAGGTCACCCTTACCTTAATGATTCCAATTTGTTTGAAGTAGTCAGCAACTGACTCAACTGTAACATTCTCTCCAAGTCCTTGCACGAAGATTGTGTTGTTGTCAGAGTTGTCTTGTTCGGCTTTAaagaaataatacatttgttaattAAAATTCAAAGTTGCACTGTTGTCACAAACACTTtccaaaacactaaaaaaaaaaaaaaaacaattatcagATACTGACCCATTTCATGTCTGGGGGGTCCGCCGCCTTCACGTGGTCCTTGAGAAAAGCAGAGACAAAAGCCATTTTAGAAAAGTGATTTTCCATTGTGGGAAGTCCAGCAAAACCTAAAGCCCACACCCAAACATTCACAAAACACCCATATGAACCAGTCGGTTAAACATTAAGACGTTAAAATCCCAAATCTGAATGACGCCGAGAATTATGGTCTTAGAACACATTCGAGGGTAACAGAAAGCCCATGTTATATGTAGGCAGAGCGGTATTGTGTAAACCTTGTAGCCTAACACCACACAAGCAATAGAAGTGAACCACTGCAAGCATATTAATGATACCATAATAATGTGTATTGTGAATGCT
The genomic region above belongs to Xenopus tropicalis strain Nigerian chromosome 9, UCB_Xtro_10.0, whole genome shotgun sequence and contains:
- the fus gene encoding RNA-binding protein FUS isoform X9, with the protein product MATNDYSQQASQGYGAYPSQPSQGYGQQGSQSYSQQGYSGYGQSAGGSSYGQSGYSSSYGQDQSAGYSSQSTPQGYGSGGYGNSQSSQSPYGSGQPQQQSQSSYSSYSQQPPASSNTGSGSSQPSSYQQQQSGGYGQQPSGGYGSQQSSYGGQQQSSYGSQQGQSGYGSQQPSSYGQQQQSSYSQPQGYGQQQTQYSGGGPREGGGPPRHEMAEQDNSDNNTIFVQGLGENVTVESVADYFKQIGIIKTNKKTGQPMINLYTDRETGKLKGEATVSFDDPPSAKAAIDWFDGKEFSGNPIKVSFATRRADFNSRGGGNGRGRGRGGGPMGRGGFGGPPGGSGSRGGSGGYPSGGGGQQRAGDWKCPNPSCENMNFSWRNECNQCKAPKPEGPGGPGGSHMGGDVIAGGFGDERRGGRGGFDRGGFRGRGGDRGGFRGGRGGDRGGFGPGKMDSRGDHRQDRRDRPY
- the fus gene encoding RNA-binding protein FUS isoform X10; translated protein: MGHTPPNQARVMGSRAASPTASKVTVVTASLQVAPRMDRVATALHMVKTRVLDIVLSQLHKDMDLVVMETPNHLSPLMAAGSHSSSPSPLTPATPSSLQPVATQEVTVAAPSHPATSSSRVVDMGSNQVGVMEVSRAAMEVNSNPVMGASRVRVAMAVSSQALMDSSSNQATASPRAMASSKHSIVVESLMSTISFQLVDIIRTLLPWAAEAMVEGLIRVAMEAKIEEGDVEDLVVVVVVVEEEQVALTAAEGAAVVAEAAWGPREGGGPPRHEMAEQDNSDNNTIFVQGLGENVTVESVADYFKQIGIIKTNKKTGQPMINLYTDRETGKLKGEATVSFDDPPSAKAAIDWFDGKEFSGNPIKVSFATRRADFNSRGGGNGRGRGRGGGPMGRGGFGGPPGGSGSRGGSGGYPSGGGGQQRAGDWKCPNPSCENMNFSWRNECNQCKAPKPEGPGGPGGSHMGGDVIAGGFGDERRGGRGGFDRGGFRGRGGDRGGFRGGRGGDRGGFGPGKMDSRGDHRQDRRDRPY
- the fus gene encoding RNA-binding protein FUS isoform X14 yields the protein MGHTPPNQARVMGSRAASPTASKVTVVTASLQVAPRMDRVATALHMVKTRVLDIVLSQLHKDMDLVVMETPNHLSPLMAAGSHSSSPSPLTPATPSSLQPVATQEVAAPSHPATSSSRVVDMGSNQVGVMEVSRAAMEVNSNPVMGASRVRVAMAVSSQALMDSSSNQATASPRAMASSKHSIVVELVDIIRTLLPWAAEAMVEGLIRVAMEAKIEEGDVEDLVVVVVVVEEEQVALTAAEGAAVVAEAAWGPREGGGPPRHEMAEQDNSDNNTIFVQGLGENVTVESVADYFKQIGIIKTNKKTGQPMINLYTDRETGKLKGEATVSFDDPPSAKAAIDWFDGKEFSGNPIKVSFATRRADFNSRGGGNGRGRGRGGGPMGRGGFGGPPGGSGSRGGSGGYPSGGGGQQRAGDWKCPNPSCENMNFSWRNECNQCKAPKPEGPGGPGGSHMGGDVIAGGFGDERRGGRGGFDRGGFRGRGGDRGGFRGGRGGDRGGFGPGKMDSRGDHRQDRRDRPY
- the fus gene encoding RNA-binding protein FUS isoform X11, with translation MGHTPPNQARVMGSRAASPTASKVTVVTASLQVAPRMDRVATALHMVKTRVLDIVLSQLHKDMDLVVMETPNHLSPLMAAGSHSSSPSPLTPATPSSLQPVATQEVAAPSHPATSSSRVVDMGSNQVGVMEVSRAAMEVNSNPVMGASRVRVAMAVSSQALMDSSSNQATASPRAMASSKHSIVVESLMSTISFQLVDIIRTLLPWAAEAMVEGLIRVAMEAKIEEGDVEDLVVVVVVVEEEQVALTAAEGAAVVAEAAWGPREGGGPPRHEMAEQDNSDNNTIFVQGLGENVTVESVADYFKQIGIIKTNKKTGQPMINLYTDRETGKLKGEATVSFDDPPSAKAAIDWFDGKEFSGNPIKVSFATRRADFNSRGGGNGRGRGRGGGPMGRGGFGGPPGGSGSRGGSGGYPSGGGGQQRAGDWKCPNPSCENMNFSWRNECNQCKAPKPEGPGGPGGSHMGGDVIAGGFGDERRGGRGGFDRGGFRGRGGDRGGFRGGRGGDRGGFGPGKMDSRGDHRQDRRDRPY
- the fus gene encoding RNA-binding protein FUS isoform X8 encodes the protein MATNDYSQQASQGYGAYPSQPSQGYGQQGSQSYSQQGYSGYGQSAGGSSYGQSGYSSSYGQDQSAGYSSQSTPQGYGSGGYGNSQSSQSPYGSGQPQQQSQSSYSSYSQQPPASSNTGSYSGSSQPSSYQQQQSGGYGQQPSGGYGSQQSSYGGQQQSSYGSQQGQSGYGSQQPSSYGQQQQSSYSQPQGYGQQQTQYSGGGPREGGGPPRHEMAEQDNSDNNTIFVQGLGENVTVESVADYFKQIGIIKTNKKTGQPMINLYTDRETGKLKGEATVSFDDPPSAKAAIDWFDGKEFSGNPIKVSFATRRADFNSRGGGNGRGRGRGGGPMGRGGFGGPPGGSGSRGGSGGYPSGGGGQQRAGDWKCPNPSCENMNFSWRNECNQCKAPKPEGPGGPGGSHMGGDVIAGGFGDERRGGRGGFDRGGFRGRGGDRGGFRGGRGGDRGGFGPGKMDSRGDHRQDRRDRPY
- the fus gene encoding RNA-binding protein FUS isoform X13, translated to MGHTPPNQARVMGSRAASPTASKVTVVTASLQVAPRMDRVATALHMVKTRVLDIVLSQLHKDMDLVVMETPNHLSPLMAAGSHSSSPSPLTPATPSSLQPVATQEVTVAAPSHPATSSSRVVDMGSNQVGVMEVSRAAMEVNSNPVMGASRVRVAMAVSSQALMDSSSNQATASPRAMASSKHSIVVELVDIIRTLLPWAAEAMVEGLIRVAMEAKIEEGDVEDLVVVVVVVEEEQVALTAAEGAAVVAEAAWGPREGGGPPRHEMAEQDNSDNNTIFVQGLGENVTVESVADYFKQIGIIKTNKKTGQPMINLYTDRETGKLKGEATVSFDDPPSAKAAIDWFDGKEFSGNPIKVSFATRRADFNSRGGGNGRGRGRGGGPMGRGGFGGPPGGSGSRGGSGGYPSGGGGQQRAGDWKCPNPSCENMNFSWRNECNQCKAPKPEGPGGPGGSHMGGDVIAGGFGDERRGGRGGFDRGGFRGRGGDRGGFRGGRGGDRGGFGPGKMDSRGDHRQDRRDRPY
- the fus gene encoding RNA-binding protein FUS isoform X12, which codes for MGHTPPNQARVMGSRAASPTASKVTVVTASLQVAPRMDRVATALHMVKTRVLDIVLSQLHKDMDLVVMETPNHLSPLMAAGSHSSSPSPLTPATPSSLQPVATQEVTVAAPSHPATSSSRVVDMGSNQVGVMEVSRAAMEVNSNPVMGASRVRVAMAVSSQALMDSSSNQATASPRAMASSKHSIVVESLMSTISFQLVDIIRTLLPWAAEAMVEGLIRVAMEAKIEEGDVEDLVVVVVVVEEEQVALTAAEGAAVVAEAAWGPREGGGPPRHEMAEQDNSDNNTIFVQGLGENVTVESVADYFKQIGIIKTNKKTGQPMINLYTDRETGKLKGEATVSFDDPPSAKAAIDWFDGKEFSGNPIKVSFATRRADFNSRGGGNGRGRGRGGGPMGRGGFGGPPGGSGSRGGSGGYPSGGGGQQRAGDWKCPNPSCENMNFSWRNECNQCKAPKPEGPGGPGGSHMGGGGFGDERRGGRGGFDRGGFRGRGGDRGGFRGGRGGDRGGFGPGKMDSRGDHRQDRRDRPY